Proteins encoded by one window of Bactrocera oleae isolate idBacOlea1 chromosome 4, idBacOlea1, whole genome shotgun sequence:
- the LOC106623655 gene encoding LOW QUALITY PROTEIN: putative polypeptide N-acetylgalactosaminyltransferase 9 (The sequence of the model RefSeq protein was modified relative to this genomic sequence to represent the inferred CDS: substituted 3 bases at 3 genomic stop codons), with product MTEAMKKAVDDGWRYNKFNQYVSDMISVQRSLPDLRNDWCKQPVRYLRDLPQTDVIICFHNEAWSTLLRTVHSVLNRSPKKLIKNIILVDDFSDMAHTKEQLDNYLQRYTKVRIIRAPKRQGLIRARLMGARYATAPVLTFLDSHCECGEGWLEPLLDRIARNYTTVVYPNIANIDHMTFEYTNVDDTLIGGFDWTLAFTWISIPKRELERRNHTMEPVYSPTMPGGLFSISRVFFEHLGTYDTGFLIWGAENLELSFKTWMCDGRLEMIPCSHVGHIFRLTSPYNVSAVKHRNSVRLAEVWMDNYAKYFYHKIHFDKGDYGNVETQIALRKRLNCESFKWYMQNIYPELEIPKDPLSAGEVRICCIQNTNFXKXLSDIXIRNLGAGGNKCLDVNGRAMSGLPVGLWPCHGKEGNQHWFMSYAGEIRHGDYCLDYSGNFLIIYNCHGKKGNQYWTYDTLNRFLRHVISKLCLAVSTNREDLLMDKCDTDNMQQKWLLEKFDKPM from the exons ATGACGGAGGCTATGAAGAAGGCCGTGGATGACGGTTGGCGGtataataaattcaatcaaTATGTATCCGATATGATTTCGGTGCAACGATCGCTGCCTGATCTGCGGAATGATTG gtGCAAACAACCCGTTCGTTATTTGCGAGACCTACCACAGACCGATGTAATAATATGTTTTCACAATGAGGCCTGGTCGACATTGTTACGAACGGTGCACTCTGTCTTAAACCGATCTCCGAAAAAGTTGATTAAAAATATCATCTTGGTCGACGATTTCTCAGACATGG CGCATACTAAAGAACAGCTCGACAATTACTTACAGAGGTATACAAAGGTACGCATAATACGCGCGCCAAAACGTCAAGGTTTAATACGAGCGCGACTGATGGGCGCACGATATGCGACGGCGCCGGTTTTGACGTTTCTCGATTCGCATTGCGAGTGCGGCGAGG GCTGGCTGGAACCGCTACTGGATCGCATAGCGCGCAATTACACCACAGTCGTCTATCCAAATATTGCGAACATCGATCACATGACATTCGAGTATACGAATGTAGATGATACGCTTATTGGCGGTTTCGATTGGACTTTAGCATTCACCTGGATTTCAATACCCAAGCGTGAGCTCGAGCGTAGAAAT CACACCATGGAGCCTGTGTATTCGCCCACAATGCCTGGCGGTCTATTCTCAATTAGTCGTGTATTTTTCGAGCATCTCGGCACTTATGACACTGGCTTTCTCATTTGGGGTGCTGAGAATTTGGAATTATCGTTTAAAACTTGGATGTGTGATGGTCGTTTGGAGATGATACCCTGCTCTCACGTTGGACACATCTTTCGACTAACATCTCCATATAAT GTGAGCGCTGTAAAACACAGAAACTCTGTGCGTTTAGCTGAAGTTTGGATGGATAACTACGccaaatatttttatcacaAGATACATTTTGACAAGGGTGATTACGGGAATGTAGAAACGCAAATTGCACTGCG GAAAAGGCTGAATTGCGAAAGCTTTAAATGgtatatgcaaaatatatatccaGAACTTGAAATACCCAAAGATCCGCTTTCTGCTGGAGAGGTGAGAATTTGCTGCATTCAAAACACTAACTTTTGAAAATAGCTTTCAGATATTTAGATAAGAAATCTAGGCGCTGGCGGTAATAAATGCTTAGATGTGAATGGCCGAGCAATGTCAGGACTACCAGTTGGTCTATGGCCATGTCATGGAAAAGAAGGAAATCAG CACTGGTTTATGAGCTATGCTGGTGAGATACGTCACGGTGATTATTGTTTGGATTATTCCggtaattttttgataatatataACTGTCATGGCAAAAAAGGAAATCAG taTTGGACGTACGACACATTAAATCGTTTCTTAAGACATGTCATCTCGAAGTTGTGTTTGGCAGTATCAACGAATAGAGAAGATTTACTTATGGATAAATGTGACACGGACAATATGCAACAGAAATGGTTGTTAGAGAAATTTGATAAACcgatgtaa
- the LOC106623656 gene encoding trypsin-1 — protein sequence MYLLLSLVCLGAIVIEPVAAGTRIIGGNFALPGQFPHQVSLQLRGRHHCGGSLISPTMIVTAAHCTIGQSPAQMRVIAGTVDLLTRNGKSFEIDKFIIHPQYNRQTQDYDLSLIQLSAPVTLDDNIDVIELADTEANHAADTVATISGFGAINGNLELPNRLKYARVQLWSRDFCNPKNIPGITDRMVCAGHPSGQVSACQGDSGGPLTVDNKLFGVVSWGFGCGAAGKPAMYTYIGALRSWIKQNSGI from the coding sequence atgtacctACTGCTTAGCTTGGTCTGTCTCGGCGCAATCGTCATAGAACCCGTTGCCGCCGGTACGCGTATTATAGGCGGTAACTTTGCGCTGCCCGGCCAGTTTCCGCACCAGGTCTCATTACAGCTGCGTGGACGTCATCATTGCGGTGGTTCACTCATATCGCCGACTATGATTGTCACTGCCGCCCATTGCACGATCGGTCAGAGTCCTGCGCAAATGCGCGTCATCGCCGGCACTGTGGATTTGCTCACCCGTAACGGCAAATCCTTTGAAATTGACAAATTCATTATACATCCACAATATAATCGACAGACGCAGGACTACGATCTTTCGCTCATACAACTGAGCGCGCCGGTGACGCTGGATGATAATATCGACGTGATTGAATTGGCAGATACGGAGGCAAATCACGCGGCTGACACGGTTGCCACTATTAGCGGTTTTGGTGCCATCAATGGTAATCTGGAGCTGCCCAATCGCTTGAAGTATGCACGCGTACAGTTGTGGAGTCGTGACTTCTGCAATCCAAAGAATATACCCGGTATTACGGATCGTATGGTTTGTGCTGGTCATCCAAGTGGTCAAGTTAGCGCTTGCCAAGGCGACTCTGGCGGCCCATTGACAGTTGACAACAAACTCTTCGGCGTCGTTTCGTGGGGCTTCGGTTGTGGCGCAGCTGGTAAACCGGCTATGTACACCTATATCGGTGCACTACGCTCTTGGATCAAACAGAACTCAggcatttaa
- the LOC106623657 gene encoding cilia- and flagella-associated protein 161 — protein sequence MTSMIPTARYRPVVRIGNWFEDICLEQEKVQAFKSLRDRGQLLVEKTRRLFDNFHKAIELEAPKENVYFGAIVQLMPMKMNICEEHVKAQPALSVIINERVVRHSQNINDECEITIAPSVTPCVRNSFRIVSGDEKDRTNEVIKYGQQFRLECVESQDDMLLLYSAPKSADLKSMIYTTFDSRKWGEINLPLGLCRKSNCGPGKEIPSAYTKWFCTHIEPKKRFESHGSPVPSNTALVITHVPTNKNLAAENVVVQTLFGPEFLVSVQNYKDIYNRERWQNIWMICNGQSEGKR from the exons ATGACATCGATGATACCGACCGCACGTTATCGACCCGTGGTGCGCATTGGCAATTGGTTTGAGGACATCTGTTTGGAGCAG GAAAAAGTGCAAGCCTTCAAGAGCCTACGTGACCGTGGACAATTATTGGTGGAGAAGACACGTCGACTCTTCGATAATTTTCACAAAGCCATCGAATTGGAGGCGCCCAAAGAGAATGTCTACTTCGGCGCCATTGTACAGTTAATGCCAATGAAGATGAATATCTGTGAGGAGCATGTAAAGGCACAGCCCGCACTCTCGGTCATCATCAATGAGCGCGTTGTGCGGCATAGTCAGAATATCAATGACGAGTGCGAAATAACCATTGCGCCCTCGGTGACACCCTGTGTACGCAATTCGTTTCGTATAGTCAGTGGCGATGAGAAAGATCGCACCAATGAGGTGATCAAATATGGACAACAATTTCGCTTGGAATGTGTGGAGAGTCAAGATGATATGCTGCTATTGTATAGTGCGCCGAAATCGGCAGATTTGAAGAGCATGATTTATACGACCTTTGATTCGAGAAAATGGGGCGAAATCAACCTGCCACTTGGGTTATGTAGGAAAAGT AACTGTGGTCCCGGCAAGGAGATACCCTCGGCATATACGAAATGGTTTTGCACTCACATTGAGCCGAAGAAGCGTTTCGAAAGTCATGGTTCGCCAGTGCCG AGCAACACCGCTTTAGTTATCACACATGTCCCAACTAATAAGAATCTTGCGGCGGAAAACGTAGTTGTACAAACACTTTTCGGGCCG gAATTCCTCGTTTCAGTGCAGAACTATAAAGACATCTACAATCGCGAACGTTGGCAAAATATATGGATGATTTGTAATGGACAGAGTGAGGGTAAAcgttaa